In a genomic window of Lycium ferocissimum isolate CSIRO_LF1 chromosome 9, AGI_CSIRO_Lferr_CH_V1, whole genome shotgun sequence:
- the LOC132029987 gene encoding uncharacterized protein LOC132029987 isoform X1, translating to MADDMADDEPNPLGRCSVFTYGVGHMLNDITSACWYTYLLLYLTAIGLSPSNAATVTLTGQFADAITTIIAGELIDRFGHFKIWHGTGCLLVALSFTSLFGGCLPCKIVGSDSPVVQTIGYCISAVIFCSGWSCTQISHMSMVNGVTLNPTSRVACVSSRNAFTMIASLILYGIAFFVFNKKTSSSKVDITNQYQLMAYISILIGAVFVIIFQLGTKEPSLKQESDGKRATASWTYWLKKVLYYQVLSIYVLTRVVTNVSQTFLAVYVINDLRMSPSSKALIPAIIYLSSFIASVLLQELKWSGERLKAFFSAGGLLWLFCGAAVIFLPINMNAFMYVLSVLIGIANALMMVTSIGMESELVDKNLDGSAFVYGSLGFVDKVLCGVFLYFLESYESADPVACDPAYPCFSITRFSLGFIPGISALIGVVVAFFIRFHISHPKPLTEPLLA from the exons ATGGCAGATGATATGGCTGATGATGAACCAAATCCCCTTGGAAGGTGTTCTGTCTTTACATATGGAGTGGGGCACATGTTGAATGATATAACATCTGCCTGTTGGTATACATATCTCTTGCTCTACTTGACAGCTATTGGATTGTCCCCAAG CAATGCCGCAACAGTCACACTTACTGGCCAATTTGCTGATGCAATTACAACCATAATAGCTGGTGAACTG ATAGACAGGTTTGGTCATTTCAAAATATGGCATGGCACGGGATGCCTGTTAGTTGCTCTATCTTTTACATCACTCTTCGGTGGTTGCCTCCCTTGCAAAATTGTTGGATCTGATTCACCTGTTGTTCAAACTATTGGTTACTGCATATCCGCAGTTATTTTCTGCAGCGGATGGTCTTGCACTCAAATATCACACAT GTCAATGGTGAATGGTGTCACACTAAACCCAACAAGCAGAGTAGCATGTGTTAGCTCTCGCAATGCTTTTACAATG ATTGCAAGCCTAATCTTATACGGGATCGCATTTTTCGTCTTCAATAAGAAAACTTCTAGCTCAAAGGTTGATATTACGAATCAG TACCAATTGATGGCTTATATTTCAATTCTCATTGGAGCAGTCTTTGTGATTATATTTCAGCTTGGAACTAAAGAGCCAAG TCTAAAACAAGAATCTGATGGGAAACGTGCTACAGCTTCTTGGACATACTGGTTAAAGAAAGTCCTATATTACCAAGTACTTAGCATCTATGTGTTAACTAGAGTTGTGACTAACGTTTCACAG ACCTTCTTAGCAGTTTACGTAATCAATGATCTACGGATGAGCCCATCTTCGAAAGCCTTG ATTCCCGCCATCATCTACTTATCCAGTTTCATCGCGTCTGTCCTCCTCCAG GAGCTCAAATGGAGTGGTGAACGGTTGAAGGCCTTCTTTTCCGCTGGGGGTCTCCTTTGGCTATTTTGTGGAGCTGCAGTAATTTTCCTCCCAATAAACATGAATGCTTTTATGTATGTCTTGTCCGTACTTATTGGCATAGCAAATGCCTTGATGATG GTAACATCAATAGGGATGGAAAGCGAGCTAGTTGATAAAAATCTGGATGGATCTGCTTTTGTTTATGGATCATTGGGCTTTGTTGACAAAGTTCTTTGTGGAGTTTTTTTGTACTTCCTCGAGTCATATGAGA GTGCAGATCCTGTTGCCTGTGATCCAGCATATCCTTGTTTCTCCATTACACGTTTTTCTCTAGGTTTCATTCCAGGGATTTCTGCTTTGATTGGAGTCGTAGTCGCATTCTTCATAAGATTCCACATATCCCATCCTAAGCCATTGACAGAACCCCTCTTGGCATAG
- the LOC132029987 gene encoding uncharacterized protein LOC132029987 isoform X2, with product MADDMADDEPNPLGRCSVFTYGVGHMLNDITSACWYTYLLLYLTAIGLSPSNAATVTLTGQFADAITTIIAGELIDRFGHFKIWHGTGCLLVALSFTSLFGGCLPCKIVGSDSPVVQTIGYCISAVIFCSGWSCTQISHMSMVNGVTLNPTSRVACVSSRNAFTMIASLILYGIAFFVFNKKTSSSKVDITNQYQLMAYISILIGAVFVIIFQLGTKEPSLKQESDGKRATASWTYWLKKVLYYQVLSIYVLTRVVTNVSQTFLAVYVINDLRMSPSSKALIPAIIYLSSFIASVLLQELKWSGERLKAFFSAGGLLWLFCGAAVIFLPINMNAFMYVLSVLIGIANALMMKKQIDRESIVRLAYSMYPLLLAAN from the exons ATGGCAGATGATATGGCTGATGATGAACCAAATCCCCTTGGAAGGTGTTCTGTCTTTACATATGGAGTGGGGCACATGTTGAATGATATAACATCTGCCTGTTGGTATACATATCTCTTGCTCTACTTGACAGCTATTGGATTGTCCCCAAG CAATGCCGCAACAGTCACACTTACTGGCCAATTTGCTGATGCAATTACAACCATAATAGCTGGTGAACTG ATAGACAGGTTTGGTCATTTCAAAATATGGCATGGCACGGGATGCCTGTTAGTTGCTCTATCTTTTACATCACTCTTCGGTGGTTGCCTCCCTTGCAAAATTGTTGGATCTGATTCACCTGTTGTTCAAACTATTGGTTACTGCATATCCGCAGTTATTTTCTGCAGCGGATGGTCTTGCACTCAAATATCACACAT GTCAATGGTGAATGGTGTCACACTAAACCCAACAAGCAGAGTAGCATGTGTTAGCTCTCGCAATGCTTTTACAATG ATTGCAAGCCTAATCTTATACGGGATCGCATTTTTCGTCTTCAATAAGAAAACTTCTAGCTCAAAGGTTGATATTACGAATCAG TACCAATTGATGGCTTATATTTCAATTCTCATTGGAGCAGTCTTTGTGATTATATTTCAGCTTGGAACTAAAGAGCCAAG TCTAAAACAAGAATCTGATGGGAAACGTGCTACAGCTTCTTGGACATACTGGTTAAAGAAAGTCCTATATTACCAAGTACTTAGCATCTATGTGTTAACTAGAGTTGTGACTAACGTTTCACAG ACCTTCTTAGCAGTTTACGTAATCAATGATCTACGGATGAGCCCATCTTCGAAAGCCTTG ATTCCCGCCATCATCTACTTATCCAGTTTCATCGCGTCTGTCCTCCTCCAG GAGCTCAAATGGAGTGGTGAACGGTTGAAGGCCTTCTTTTCCGCTGGGGGTCTCCTTTGGCTATTTTGTGGAGCTGCAGTAATTTTCCTCCCAATAAACATGAATGCTTTTATGTATGTCTTGTCCGTACTTATTGGCATAGCAAATGCCTTGATGATG AAAAAACAAATTGATCGTGAATCGATTGTGAGATTAGCATACTCAATGTATCCATTGCTTCTTGCTGCAAATTAA
- the LOC132029988 gene encoding probable serine/threonine-protein kinase PBL15 translates to MTKDSKSWRPFTSNCCSVKDQTIFGNFSRCKTSKSDFSKNVGPLPSFRRLSFSDLSRSSSTRINEDLAQTFGPDLFDFQLSELRAITQNFSTNYLLGEGGFGTVHKGYVDESLRSGLKSQAVAVKLLNIEGLQGHREWLAEVIFLGQLRHKNLVRLIGYCCEDEERLLVYEFMPKGSLENHLFRRLSMSLPWGTRLKIAIGAAKGLAFLHGAEKPVIYRDFKTSNILLDSDYTAKLSDFGLATMGPEGSNTHVTTRVMGTYGYAAPEYVSTGHLTTRSDIYSFGVVLLELLTGRRAMDKTRPKNEQNLVDWTRPYLSSNRRLRCIMDPRLGGQYSVKGAKEMAHLASQCTSLNPKDRPKIPAIIETLEALVPLRDMAVASGQWPPSPKSSNKYVVYAPKNNKDNKIVVIKNSRMAVNNKSK, encoded by the exons ATGACGAAGGACTCAAAATCTTGGAGACCTTTTACATCAAACTGTTGTTCAGTTAAAGACCAAACAATTTTTGGCAATTTTAGTAGGTGCAAGACTTCGAAATCCGATTTTTCTAAGAACGTAGGTCCATTGCCATCATTTCGGAGGTTGTCATTTTCAGATTTGAGCAGGTCATCATCAACTAGAATTAATGAGGATCTTGCACAAACATTTGGACCTGACTTGTTTGATTTCCAGCTGAGTGAATTACGCGCGATAACGCAGAATTTCTCCACGAATTACTTGCTTGGAGAAGGTGGTTTTGGGACAGTGCATAAGGGTTACGTTGATGAGAGTTTGAGGAGTGGTTTGAAATCTCAAGCTGTTGCTGTTAAGCTTCTGAATATTGAAGGTCTTCAAGGGCATAGGGAATGGCTG gcGGAAGTAATATTTCTGGGGCAGCTAAGGCACAAAAACTTGGTAAGATTAATTGGCTACTGTTGTGAGGATGAAGAGCGCCTTCTTGTTTATGAATTCATGCCTAAAGGCAGCCTTGAGAATCATCTCTTTAGAa GGTTATCAATGTCATTGCCATGGGGTACAAGATTGAAGATAGCAATAGGAGCAGCCAAAGGCCTTGCTTTCTTGCATGGTGCTGAGAAACCTGTTATTTACCGTGATTTCAAAACATCCAACATCCTGTTGGATTCT GACTATACTGCTAAATTGTCGGATTTTGGGCTTGCAACAATGGGTCCAGAAGGATCAAACACCCATGTTACTACTAGAGTAATGGGCACTTATGGATATGCAGCCCCTGAATATGTTAGCACAG GACATCTTACTACAAGAAGCGACATATATAGCTTTGGAGTGGTTTTACTAGAACTCCTAACAGGAAGACGAGCAATGGACAAAACAAGGCCCAAGAATGAACAAAACCTAGTGGACTGGACCAGGCCTTACTTGTCAAGTAATCGAAGATTACGTTGCATAATGGATCCAAGGCTTGGTGGACAATATTCAGTGAAAGGAGCAAAAGAAATGGCCCATTTAGCTTCACAATGCACTAGCTTGAACCCAAAAGATAGGCCCAAAATTCCAGCCATAATTGAAACTTTAGAAGCCCTTGTACCACTAAGGGACATGGCTGTGGCTAGTGGACAATGGCCACCTTCTCCAAAATCAAGCAATAAGTATGTTGTTTATGCTCCAAAAAACAACAAGGACAACAAAATAGTGGTTATCAAGAATTCTCGTATGGCTGTTAATAATAAGAGCAAGTAA
- the LOC132029990 gene encoding uncharacterized protein LOC132029990 produces MPNFPTATTTFLSTSTLKNQFKQFIIHSHSLYSLHFQMSNRMALNKPKKSLSLKSSLCTTLFFIVLFTIPALLLLHTPTNSICTNTSSKIKSWSGDLRDAEFSWNRLKFNDKNPPLKTLKIAVFSRKWPISASPGGMERHAYTLHMAMARRGHKVHVFTSPPLEHDTQTTSHMIDDISVQSPNLSPIIHWHEGEPGKWRYNNAWEQYEEENEREPFDVIHSESVALPYRLAQSLSNLVVSWHGIALESVQSTIFQDLARNPNEIITQAFSQSLQGMIPKVLNEIRFFHNYAHHVAISDSCGEMLRDIYQIPRKRVHVIVNGVDEEEFCEDSRLGHDFVSKIGVPQNASIVLGVAGRLVKDKGHPLLHEAFSQLKQKYPNVYLIVAGSGPWLQRYKDLGPQVIVLGSMNPSELKAFYNSIDIFVNPTLRPQGLDLTLMEAMMSGKPVMASRFPSIKGTIIVDDEYGLMFTPNVESLVEALEKVVEEGREKLARRGKACREYAASMFTAKKMALAYERLFLCIKNETFCTYH; encoded by the coding sequence ATGCCAAACTTTCCCACGGCCACCACCACTTTCCTTAGCACCTCAACTTTGAAAAACCAATTCAAACAATTTATTATACATAGTCATAGCTTATACTCCCTTCATTTTCAAATGTCAAACAGAATGGCCTTAAACAAGCCTAAAAAATCTCTTTCTCTAAAATCCAGCCTTTGCACCACCCTCTTTTTCATTGTTCTTTTCACCATTCCAGCTCTTCTCCTCCTCCATACCCCTACTAACTCCATTTGCACAAACACTTCTTCTAAAATCAAGTCTTGGTCCGGTGATCTACGTGATGCTGAGTTTTCATGGAACCGTTTGAAGTTCAATGATAAAAATCCCCCGTTGAAAACTCTAAAAATCGCGGTCTTTTCTAGGAAATGGCCTATAAGTGCCTCCCCTGGTGGCATGGAGCGCCATGCCTATACGTTGCACATGGCTATGGCACGTCGTGGCCACAAAGTACATGTCTTCACTTCACCTCCTCTAGAGCATGATACTCAAACTACATCACATATGATCGATGATATTTCTGTGCAAAGTCCAAATCTTTCACCAATTATTCATTGGCACGAGGGTGAGCCAGGGAAATGGCGTTACAATAACGCTTGGGAGCAATATGAAGAGGAAAATGAAAGAGAACCATTTGATGTTATTCACTCAGAAAGTGTGGCATTGCCTTATCGCCTAGCTCAGAGCCTTTCGAATCTCGTGGTATCTTGGCATGGAATAGCTCTGGAGAGTGTACAATCAACAATCTTCCAAGATTTAGCAAGAAATCCTAATGAGATTATTACTCAAGCTTTCAGCCAAAGCCTACAAGGAATGATACCAAAGGTGCTAAATGAAATTAGATTTTTTCATAACTATGCACACCATGTAGCCATAAGTGATAGTTGTGGAGAAATGCTTAGAGATATCTACCAAATTCCAAGAAAAAGAGTCCATGTGATTGTCAATGGAGTGGATGAAGAAGAATTTTGTGAAGATTCAAGACTAGGCCATGATTTTGTGTCCAAAATAGGTGTGCCACAAAATGCAAGCATAGTACTTGGTGTAGCTGGAAGATTAGTAAAGGATAAAggtcatcctttacttcatgaAGCATTTTCACAACTCAAACAAAAATACCCTAATGTTTACTTAATAGTTGCTGGCTCTGGACCATGGTTACAAAGGTACAAAGATTTAGGACCTCAAGTTATAGTCTTAGGTTCAATGAATCCATCTGAGTTAAAAGCATTCTATAACTCAATAGACATTTTTGTGAACCCTACACTTAGACCCCAAGGCCTTGATCTTACATTAATGGAGGCAATGATGAGTGGGAAACCAGTCATGGCTTCAAGGTTTCCTAGTATAAAGGGGACAATTATTGTGGATGATGAATATGGACTTATGTTCACTCCAAATGTGGAGTCATTGGTAGAAGCACTGGAAAAAGTAGTTGAAGAAGGAAGGGAGAAATTAGCAAGAAGAGGAAAGGCTTGTAGGGAATATGCAGCTTCTATGTTTACTGCAAAGAAGATGGCTTTGGCTTATGAGAGATTGTTCCTTTGCATTAAGAATGAAACGTTTTGTACCTACCATTAA
- the LOC132029989 gene encoding protein NUCLEAR FUSION DEFECTIVE 4-like: MAGHESRKWMILVATIWIQAFTGTNFDFSAYSSELKAVLGISQVQLNYLATASDLGKALGWSSGLALMYMPLWSVMFVAAFMGLFGYGIQWLVLLDLISLPYFVVCFLCLLAGCSITWFNTVCFVLCIKNFPSNRPLALALTVSFNGVSAALYNLAAISINPSSTQVYLLLNAFIPFITSLAALVPILRQPPVNPLPSDAIKHEQLIFVVLNFLAVITGLYLLFVHSTDSSTARVIFAGAILLLVLPLGIPGIIYARDWSHHKIFSSFTLEGSGFLLVDADDLEFHKELSRENSQITVTSYGDGPTLTLSLTRIIGAGGASDEGCCGKIMGKDQLFMLGEEHKAGLLVKRLDFWLYYLAYFCGGTIGLVYSNNLGQIAQSLGHSSMTSTLITLYSSFSFFGRLLSAAPDFIRPKLYFARTGWLAIALIPTPIAFFLVAASGKEVALQAGTALIGLSSGFIFAAAVSITSELFGPKSVGVNHNILITNIPIGSLVYGFLAALIYDNNATFSIQMMTDSAVCMGRKCYLSTFLWWGCLALLGLISSVLLFLRTRTAYDRFEQNRRTNLLD, encoded by the exons ATGGCAGGACATGAATcaagaaaatggatgattttagTGGCAACCATATGGATTCAAGCATTCACTGGAACCAACTTCGACTTCTCAGCTTACTCGTCGGAATTgaaggctgttttgggaatTTCACAGGTGCAGTTGAACTACCTGGCAACAGCGTCCGATCTAGGAAAAGCGTTGGGATGGTCCTCAGGGTTGGCTCTGATGTATATGCCGTTGTGGTCCGTCATGTTCGTGGCTGCTTTCATGGGATTATTTGGTTATGGGATACAATGGCTTGTCCTTCTTGACCTCATTTCCTTGCCTTATTTTGTT GTATGTTTCCTTTGCTTGTTAGCTGGATGCAGCATCACTTGGTTCAATACTGTTTGTTTTGTTCTCTGCATAAAGAACTTTCCTTCTAACAGACCATTAGCACTTGCACTCACTGTAAGTTTCAATGGAGTTAGTGCAGCCTTATACAACCTTGCTGCAATTTCTATAAACCCTTCTTCCACTCAAGTTTACCTTCTTCTCAATGCCTTCATTCCCTTTATCACCTCACTTGCAGCACTTGTCCCAATTCTTCGACAACCCCCTGTCAATCCCCTGCCTTCTGATGCCATCAAACACGAACAACTCATATTCGTTGTACTCAATTTCCTAGCTGTAATCACTGGCCTCTATCTTCTCTTCGTACATTCAACTGATTCATCAACGGCTCGTGTAATTTTTGCTGGTGCCATTTTACTACTTGTCcttccgttgggaattccagGCATTATTTATGCACGGGATTGGTCTCACCATAAGATTTTCTCTAGTTTTACCCTTGAAGGATCCGGCTTCCTACTCGTTGATGCTGATGATCTTGAATTTCATAAGGAGCTAAGTCGCGAGAATAGCCAGATTACTGTAACGTCTTATGGTGATGGACCGACTCTCACTCTAAGCCTGACGAGGATCATTGGAGCTGGTGGAGCTAGTGATGAAGGGTGTTGTGGGAAAATAATGGGGAAGGATCAGTTGTTCATGCTTGGAGAAGAACACAAGGCAGGATTGCTGGTTAAAAGATTGGATTTTTGGCTATATTATCTTGCATACTTTTGTGGAGGAACAATTGGGCTTGTGTATAGTAACAATCTTGGCCAAATTGCACAATCACTTGGACATAGTTCAATGACTTCCACACTTATCACATTATACTCATCCTTCTCCTTCTTTGGCCGCTTGCTCTCTGCAGCTCCAGATTTCATCAGACC GAAGCTGTATTTTGCGAGGACCGGTTGGCTAGCAATTGCATTAATTCCAACACCAATAGCATTCTTTTTGGTAGCAGCAAGTGGAAAAGAGGTAGCACTCCAAGCAGGAACAGCTCTTATTGGATTGAGTTCAGGATTCATATTTGCAGCAGCAGTGTCAATAACATCAGAACTCTTTGGACCAAAGAGTGTTGGAGTCAACCACAACATTCTCATCACAAACATCCCTATTGGATCACTTGTCTATGGCTTCCTTGCTGCTCtcatttatgataataatgccACTTTTTCTATACAGATGATGACTGATTCAGCAGTTTGTATGGGGAGGAAATGCTACTTGTCAACTTTTCTCTGGTGGGGttgtcttgcccttctaggACTCATTTCGagtgtgttgttgttcttaagAACTAGGACTGCTTATGATCGATTTGAGCAAAATCGTAGAACAAATTTGTTGGATTGA